In Eubalaena glacialis isolate mEubGla1 chromosome 4, mEubGla1.1.hap2.+ XY, whole genome shotgun sequence, one DNA window encodes the following:
- the LOC133090173 gene encoding terminal nucleotidyltransferase 4A-like has product MDPRVAWIQPEQKGPANALWMQIWETSQGVGRGGSGFASYFCLNSPALDTAAAAGTAGLGGGGLAGPALPAASPPPPAPGPAALPPALLTALGPAAEGAWRLHKSPSLSSSSSSSSNAEWGTESPGCPSSSSSSASLGRAGGGRGGAFFHFADGPSSGPGAANGHPGPRGPAPAGSPPQHQFHPGRRKRENKASAYGLNYLLSGSRAAALSGGGGPGPQAPQPGTPWKSRAYSPGIQGLHEEIIDFYNFMSPCPEEAAMRREVVKRFETVVKDIWPMADVQIFGSFSTGLYRPTSDIDLVVFGKWERPPLQLLEQALRKHSVAEPGSIKVLDKPTVPIIKLTDQETEVKVDIRFNMETGVRAAEFIKNYMKKYSLLPYLILVLKQFLLQRNLNEVFTGGISSYSLILMAISFLQLHPRIDARRADENLGMLLVEFFELYGRNFNYLKTGIRIKEGGAYIAKEEIMKAMTSGYRPSMLCIEDPLLPGNEVGRSSYGAMQVKQVFDYAYIVLSHAVSPLARSYPNRDSESTLGRIIKVTQEVIDYRAWIKEKWGSRAHAAPDPDDRIKTTERMGACEGEQPPRRDPESPCGPRLALSLPSPQLLSSGSSASSVSSLSRSDIDSDTPPCPTPSVRQFSLQAPAPLPASLPAVLPVPSGRPQPATPRTLVMATNTQTRFTIPPPTLGVAPVPCRPADIEGAPALKAVHHVSSPAVPSAPPNALSSPHLYHKHSGMKLSMKGSHSHGQGGSYSTVGSGGMRPPVGNRGHHQYNRASWRRRKHTHTRDSLPVSLSR; this is encoded by the coding sequence CGCGCGTGGCCTGGATCCAGCCCGAGCAGAAGGGGCCGGCCAATGCCCTGTGGATGCAGATCTGGGAGACCTCGCAGGGCGTGGGACGCGGCGGCTCGGGCTTCGCGTCCTACTTTTGCCTCAACTCGCCCGCACTGGACACGGCAGCCGCGGCGGGGACGGCCGGGCTGGGTGGCGGCGGCCTGGCAGGGCCCGCGCTGCCCGCCGCGTCGCCCCCGCCGCCCGCGCCCGGCCCCGCCGCGCTGCCCCCCGCACTGCTGACGGCGCTCGGGCCCGCGGCTGAGGGCGCCTGGCGCCTGCACAAGTCGCCGTCTCtgtcgtcgtcgtcgtcgtccTCGTCCAACGCCGAGTGGGGCACGGAGAGCCCCGGCTGCCCCTCGTCGTCCTCCAGCAGCGCCTCGCTCGGCCGGGCGGGAGGAGGCCGCGGCGGCGCCTTCTTCCACTTCGCCGACGGTCCTTCGAGCGGCCCCGGCGCGGCCAACGGGCACCCCGGGCCGCGCGGCCCCGCGCCCGCCGGCTCCCCGCCGCAGCACCAGTTCCACCCGGGCCGCCGGAAACGCGAGAACAAGGCCAGCGCGTACGGCCTCAACTATCTGCTGTCCGGCAGCCGCGCGGCCGCGCTGAGCGGAGGTGGCGGCCCTGGGCCCCAGGCGCCGCAGCCCGGCACGCCGTGGAAGAGCCGCGCGTACAGCCCGGGTATCCAAGGACTTCATGAGGAAATAATTGACTTTTATAACTTCATGTCCCCTTGTCCTGAAGAAGCAGCCATGAGAAGAGAGGTGGTGAAAAGGTTCGAAACTGTGGTAAAAGATATTTGGCCGATGGCTGATGTGCAGATATTTGGCAGCTTCAGCACGGGCCTCTATCGTCCCACCAGCGACATCGACTTAGTGGTCTTTGGAAAATGGGAGCGCCCTCCGCTGCAGCTGTTGGAGCAGGCCCTGCGGAAACACAGCGTGGCCGAGCCGGGCTCCATCAAGGTCCTCGACAAGCCGACGGTACCGATAATAAAACTCACAGACCAGGAGACTGAAGTTAAAGTCGACATCAGATTTAACATGGAGACTGGGGTCCGGGCAGCAGAGTTCATCAAGAATTACATGAAGAAATATTCATTGCTGCCTTACTTGATTTTAGTACTGAAACAGTTTCTCCTGCAGAGGAACCTGAATGAAGTTTTTACAGGTGGAATTAGCTCGTACAGCCTAATTTTAATGGCCATCAGCTTTCTACAGTTGCATCCAAGAATTGATGCCCGGAGAGCTGATGAAAACCTTGGAATGCTTCTTGTAGAATTTTTTGAACTCTACGGTAGAAATTTTAATTACTTGAAAACTGGTATTAGAATAAAAGAAGGAGGTGCCTATATCGCCAAAGAGGAGATCATGAAAGCCATGACCAGCGGGTACAGGCCATCGATGCTGTGCATTGAGGACCCCCTGCTGCCTGGGAACGAAGTGGGCCGGAGCTCCTACGGGGCCATGCAAGTGAAGCAGGTATTCGACTACGCCTACATCGTTCTCAGCCACGCCGTGTCGCCGCTCGCCAGGTCCTATCCCAACAGAGATTCCGAAAGCACCTTAGGGAGGATCATCAAGGTGACCCAGGAGGTGATCGACTACCGGGCGTGGATCAAGGAGAAGTGGGGCAGCCGGGCCCACGCGGCGCCAGACCCCGACGACAGGATTAAGACCACTGAGCGGATGGGCGCGTGCGAGGGGGAGCAGCCTCCGCGCCGGGACCCCGAGTCGCCCTGTGGCCCGCGCCTGGCCCTgtccctgcccagcccccagctgctgtccTCCGGCTCGTCCGCCTCCTCCGTGTCCTCGCTCTCCAGAAGCGACATCGATTCGGACACGCCCCCCTGCCCGACGCCCAGCGTGCGCCAGTTCAGCCTCCAGGCGCCTGCCCCTCTGCCAGCCAGCCTGCCCGCCGTCCTGCCCGTGCCGAGTGGCAGACCTCAGCCCGCCACGCCCAGGACGCTGGTCATGGCAACTAATACCCAGACCAGGTTTACTATACCTCCACCAACGCTCGGGGTGGCCCCCGTGCCCTGTAGACCAGCTGACATCGAAGGAGCTCCGGCGCTGAAAGCTGTCCACCATGTGTCTTCCCCGGCCGTCCCGTCTGCTCCCCCCAACGCACTCTCCAGCCCTCACCTGTATCACAAGCACAGCGGCATGAAACTGTCCATGAAGGGCTCCCACAGCCACGGCCAAGGCGGCAGCTACAGCACGGTGGGCAGCGGAGGGATGCGGCCCCCCGTGGGCAACCGGGGGCACCACCAGTACAACCGCGCCAGCTGGAGgaggagaaaacacacacacacgagggaCAGCCTGCCCGTCAGTCTCAGCAGATAA